The genomic DNA GGTAGCCGGACTCGAACTGGATCTCGGCCAGAGTCTGGAAGAACTCGCGGGCGTTGATCTTCTTCTTCTTGATCGCCGCGTTGTCGACGAGCTCGGTGTACTTCTCGGTGACGTTGATGTCGGAGAAGGGCACACCGTAGACGCGCTCGACGTCATAGGGGCTGAAGAGGTACATGTCCTCGTTGCGCTTGGCCAGTTCGAAGGTGATGTCCGGGATCACGACGCCCAGAGACAGGGTCTTGATCCGGATCTTCTCGTCGGCGTTCTCGCGCTTGGTGTCGAGGAACTTGTAGATGTCGGGGTGGTGGGCGTGCAGGTACACGGCACCGGCACCCTGGCGGGCTCCGAGCTGGTTGGCGTAGGAGAACGAGTCCTCGAGCAGCTTCATGACAGGGATGACACCCGAAGACTGGTTCTCGATCTTCTTGATCGGTGCACCGGACTCACGGATGTTCGTCAGAGCGAAGGCCACGCCGCCGCCGCGCTTGGACAGCTGCAGAGCGGAGTTGATAGACCGGCCGATCGACTCCATATTGTCTTCGATGCGCAGCAGGAAGCAGGAGACGAGCTCACCGCGCTGCTTCTTGCCTGCGTTGAGGAACGTCGGGGTGGCCGGCTGGAAGCGGCCGGCGATGATCTCGTCGACGAGCTGGGTGGCCAGTGTCTCGTCTCCGCGAGCCAGGAAGAGAGCGACCATGACGACGCGGTCCTCGAAGCGTTCGAGATAGCGCTTTCCGTCGAAGGTCTTCAGCGTGTAGGAGGTGTAGAACTTGAACGCGCCGAGGAAGGTCTGGAAGCGGAACTTCTGATCGTAGGCGCGCGTCGAGAGCTGCTCGATGAAATCGAACGAGTACTGCTCCAGAACCTCGGGCTCGTAGTAGTCCTTCTCGACGAGGTAGTCGAGCTTCTCCTTGAGGTTGTGGAAGAAGACGGTGTTGTTGTTGACGTGCTGCAGGAAGTACTGCCGGGCAGCCTGTTTGTCACGCTCGAACTGGATCCTGCCGTCCTCGTCGTACAGGTTCAGCATCGCGTTGAGCGCGTGGTAATCCAGATCCGTCTCTTCGCGGATGATGTCCTCTACATTGCGGTCTTCAGCGAGCTCGCGCACAGTTTGTCCAATCCTAGGTTGACAGCGTCGACATCTTCCTGAGTGCCCAGGAGTTCGACTCGATACATGAGGGGTACTTGACACTTTGCCGCGACCTTGAAGGCCGCGCGGCAGTAGTCCATGCCGAAGTTCGTGTTTCCGGCGCCGATGACACCGACCAGATGGCGCCGGTTCTCTTCGACATTGAGGAACTTGATGACTTGTTTCGGAACAGCCCCACGATTGCGACCGGCCCCATAGGTGGGGGTGACGAGAACGAATGGCTCATCCACTCGCAGCGTCGGCTCCTTGGTCAACGTCGGCAACCGCACTGCCGGGTGACGCAGCTTCGCGACGAAGCGGTGCGTGTACTCGGAGTTGGCGGAGAAGTAGACCAGCAGCATTGTCAGGCCACGACGGACGCAGACTGTTCGCCGGTCAGGGTGGCGATCTTGTCCGGACGGAAGCCCGACCAGTGATCGTTGTCGGTGACGACGACGGGAGCCTGCATGTAGCCCATGGCCTTGACGACGTCGAGGGCGTTCTCGTCGACGCTGAGATCCACCGACTTGTACTTCAGGCCCTTGGCGTCGAGAGCACGGTAGGTGGCGTTGCACTGGACGCAAGCTGGCTTGGTGTACACGGTGATCATGACGACTCCTTCATTCTGCTGTGCAGTTCGGCATTCTGATGGCTGTGACCGTGTCCCGTCAACTGCTCGATCATGATGAATATCACGAGGCGCAGGCTCAGGGGTGACCACTAGATGTTGTGTTCGGGTTAGACCTTACCCCTATATCCAGTGTTACACCAGTGTCGTTTGCAGGTTCCACACCCTGTGTCATCACCGTCCACAATCGTCCACAGGCTGTGAACGACACTCGTGTAGTTCGATCACCTGCGCGGACGCTGGGATCGGCGGCTTCGGGGCCGATTTTCGACCCGTTCTCCACCTCCGTTTTCCACCGCTGTCCACAGGAAAAATTTTTGCCTGTGGGCATGTCGCGGAGCCCACGACCGACGATTCCGAACTCCCTCGTGCAGCACCGGTCACGTCGAGGCAGAGGCGATCATCACAGCACCTCCTCACATCCGTCCGTCGGTTCCATCGACGCTACAGCCCGGTCCTGACATGAGATGGCCGTGCTGTGAATGCAGGTGGCGGACGGAGGCACGTCGGACTTGGCACTGCTCCGTGTGTCAGCACTGCAACGTTCTCGGCTGTTGCGTGTCAGTGCCAGCCAATATGCTGGAGACCACAGAAACGCATCAGACGGCGCGGCAGAACGACCACAGTGACACCGAAAGACACGCGGCATCGAGATCGAGACACCAGTGACACCGAGAGACTGAGGGACCATGACGGCAACGGCACCGGCGAACACGCAGGAGATCGCTCACGCACAGACGATCCTCAAAGCTCTGGAGTCCTACCTCGACCATTTCGTGGTCGGGCAGCAACGGCTGCGCGAATCCCTGCTCATCGGACTTCTCTCCAGTGGCCACCTGCTGCTGGAGAGCGTGCCGGGACTGGCGAAGACCACGGCGGCCGCGGCTCTGGCCAATGCCGTGGCCGGGAAGTTCTCCCGCATCCAGTGCACCCCGGATCTGCTGCCGGCCGACATCATCGGCTCGCAGATCTACAACGCGCACGAGGGGTCGTTCAGCACCGTGCTCGGTCCGGTGCATGCGAACATCGTCCTCCTCGATGAGATCAACCGGTCGTCAGCGAAGACCCAGTCGGCGATGCTCGAGGCCATGCAGGAGAAGCAGACGACGATCGGCGGCAAACGCTTCGACCTCCCCCGCCCCTTCCTCGTCATGGCCACGCAGAACCCTATCGAGCAGGAGGGCACGTATCAGCTGCCCGAAGCTCAGCTCGACCGATTCATGATCAAGGATCTGCTCACCCACCCGAATCCCGGCGAAGAGGTCGAGATCCTCTCCCGCCTCGACTCCGGGGTCTTCGACAAGGACTCGGTGCCCGATCCGGCCTGCTCGCTCGACGATGTCGTGACCATGCAGAGCTACGCCCGCACCGTCTACATCGACCCGGCCATCACCCGCTACCTCGTCGAACTCGTCCACGCCACCCGCAATACGACGAAGTACCTCGGCCGATTCGCCCCGTTCATCGAATACGGAGCCAGCCCACGTGCCTCCATCGCGTTCACGAACGCCGGCCGGGCGCTGGCGATGATCCGCGGCCGCAACTACGTCATCCCCGAAGACATCAAGGACCTCGCCCACCGAGTGCTGGCCCACCGCATCCAGCTCAACTTCGAAGCCGCCGCCGAGAACATCACGAGTGCCCAGATCGTCGATGCCCTCCTCATGGCAGTGCCCACTCCCTGATCGGCTGCCGCGATGACTGTCCTGCTCAACCGAATCAAGGCGCGGATGACCATCCACGCCCATCGGCGGACCCGGCGCCTCCTCGACGGCGACTACTCCTCGGTCTTCCACGGCCACAGCCTCGACTTCGACGATCTGCGCGACTACATCCCCGGCGACGAAATCCGCGACATCGATTGGAAAGCCACCGCCAGGCACACAGAACCCCTGGTCAAACGCTATGTCGCTCACCGTCGGCACATCCTCGGCCTCGTCGTCGACACCTCCCGGAACTTCGACGCCGTGACCTCCGCCGGAGCCGACAAACGCCACCTGGCCATCCTCATGGCCGGGATGGTCGGCTACCTCGCCGTCCGCCACGCCGACGACGTCATGCTCATCCACGGAAACGCCGGTCACACCACCGCTTCCCCGCGGAAAGGCAGCGAGGCCCACCTCGAGCACCTCCTGCAGCAGATCCTCGCCGAGACCGGCAGCGACTCCCCCGGGTCGATCAACACCCAGCTGCAGTGGATCACCAGCCATATCAACCATCGGATGCTGTTGGTCGTCATCTCCGATCAAGCTCCGCTGGGACCGGAGGCCGAAGCGACGATCCGTCGGCTGCGCGCCCAACATGAGGTCCTGTGGATCACGATCACCGACGCGGACCTCGCAGGACTGCCGCCCGCCTCGGCGCCGTTCGACGTCGCCCGACCCGACCATGGACTGCCTACCTCGGTGATGACGAAACCCGAGGTCCGACAGGAGTTCGCCCTCGCCGAGGCGGCCCGCGGTCAGCAGCGCATCGACCTTCTCGCCAAGTTGGGCATCGCCCACATCGAAATCGACCATCCGAAGTCGGCCCTCGGCCGACTGCACACACTTCTGCTGAGGCACCGCCGTGGGCCCCGCTGAACTCATCGGGCCCCTGGAGGTCTCACCGGCGTGGTACGTGGCAGCCTGCTTCGTCCTGCTGCTGGCGTGCGGAAACCTCTTCGCTCCGCTCTTCCGCGCCGCCGCCGGAGTCACCGCGGCGGACGGACCGCGCATCCCGATTCCCGTGCGCAGCACCTATCTCTCCCGCATCAGCGCCGTGGAGACGGGACTGACCGCAGAATCGGCGGACGTGCGCGAATCGGCACAGCAGCTGGCGACGATCGTGCGCGAATTCGCCCATGACGCGTGGGGCATCAAAGCCGAGCACCTGACCTACCGCGATGCGGCAGTCGCCGGTCTCGACGACCTCGCGCAGTGCCTGCTCGGCCTCTACGAGGCGGAGTTCGCCGAAGCCGAACCGGCCGGTCTGCAGCCGCAGATCGCCGAGGCCCGGAAGTTGGTGGCGCGATGGTCCTGATGTTCTGGTGGCTGGCGCTCATCCTGCTGGCACTCGCCGCAGCCGCAGTCTTCTGGTTCCGCCGGCCGAAGACGACGGAGTCCTCGTTGGCCGTGGCCCACAGTGGACGGATGACGAGCCTGCCGAGTTTCCGCAGGGCCATGCGCAGACGGCTGGTGACCACGGTCGCCCTCCTCGGCGTCATCGTCCTCACCGGGCTGTCAGCACTGGCGGGAGTCGCGCGTCCGGCTTGGGTGGAGACGGTCAACCCGGAGCGGAAGATGCGCGATGTCATGCTCTGCCTCGATGTGTCCGGGTCGATGCTCGGCTACGACGCCGACCTGCTCGAGTCCTACCAGGAGCTCGTCGACCGCTTCGACGGCGAACGCATCGGCCTGACCGTCTTCAATGCCACCGCGGTCTCCGCATTCCCGCTCACAGACGACTACGACATGGTCCAGAACTACCTCGCCGAGGCCGAGGAGGGGTTCCGCACCTGGGGTGCAGAGGGCACCGACTACTCGTGGTCGACCTCTCCGCCGAATATCGGCGGCTCCTCACTCATCGGCGACGGCCTCGTCAGCTGCGTCGACAACTTCGACCGACAGGACGAGGACCGGTCCCGGTCGATCATCTTCGCCACGGACAATATGCTCGCCGGTGAGCCGCTCTTCGAGCTCAACGAAGCCGCCGATATCGCCGTCGACGCGAAAGTCCGCGTCTACAGCCTCTCCCCTCCCTCGGTGCTGACGACCACTCAGACGAAGGAGCTGCGGTCCGTGTCCGACCGTACCGGCGGCGAACAGTTCGACATGGGTTCGGCCTCGACGATCGACCGCATCGTCGAGGAGATCCAGAGCCAGGAAGCGGCGAACACCCCCGGCCGTTCGTACACCATCGTCCACGATATGCCGGTGGTTCCGCTCGCACTCGCCGTCTTCGGCCTCGTCGGAGTGTTCGTGCTGGCGTGGAGGACGAAATCATGATCTTCGATCCCGTCTTCACCTGGTTCGGCTGGGGCTTCATCGTCCTCGCCCTGCTCACCGTGTGCATCATCCCCGCCATCCGCGGCGACGGAGCACGCTGGAAATGGTTCGCCCGCATGGGTGTCGTCGCCGTGCTCGCAATAGCACTGGCACGCCCCGGGATCCCCATCAAATCCTCGACCGAGGAGTACGAGGCACGAGCCGATGTGTACTTCGTCGTCGACGTCACGACGTCGATGGCCGCCGAGGACTTCGACGGGGACGACACCCGCCTCGCGGGGGTCAAGAAGGACATGCTCGAACTCGCCGACGCCTTCCCCGGCACCCGGCTGAGCATCATCACCTTCGCTTCGACCGCAGCCACTGTGATGCCGCTGACGACCGATCACGCCGCCTTTGCCTCCGCCGTCGACGTCCTCGCACCCGAATCATCCATGAATTCCAGAGGCTCATCGATCACCGAGGCCGGTGAGGAGCTCGATAAGCGGATGACCTCGAACGATGAGGACCGCCCGGAGAACAAGAACGTCGTGTTCTACTTCGGCGACGGTGAGCAGACCGTATCGGAGTCCCCGGAGTCGTGGTCGCCCTTCGCCTCCCGCATCGACAGCGGCGCCGTCTTCGGATACGGCACCGATCAAGGCGGGAAGATGCGCGACAGTCAGCCGTTCGGCTACGGGTCCGGTGTCGGTGACCCCGGCAATGCGCCCGGCATCGGCGACCCCGATGACCCTGATGACGATCAGGCGCCGCCCGAGTACATACAGGACCGCAACGGCAATCCGGGGATCTCGAAGATCGACGAGGGCAACCTGCGCCAGATCGCCTCGGACCTCGGCGTCGACTACCACCACCGGGACGGAAACGGCGCGATCTCCAGCGTCTACACCGCCCCGAAATACGATCAGGCCCTGGTGAAGAAGGACGGCCGGGTCACCGTCGACGAATACTATTGGGTCCCGCTCATCCTCGTCTTCGCGTGGATCGCCGTGGAGCTCGTCTTCGGAGTCCGCGAATACCTTCGCCTCAAAGCGATCACCCCCAAGCGCCCTCGCCGAGGCGGCCCACCCGGTCCCGGAGGTCCGTTTGGTCCCGGAGGCCCACCCGGTCCCAGCGGATCGGTCCCCTACCAGCCCGTGCCCCACCTGGGAGGTCCGCGATGAACCGCCTGAAGAATCTGTGGTCACGGCTGCGTCGGATCACGAAGATCAACCTCATCCTCGGCACGATATTCGCCCTGATCTTCGGCTATATCGCCATGGCCACATACTTCGGAACAGCCTCGCAGGTCAGATACACCTCGAATGACTTCCCCGGTGCCAAGAAGGCGGCGACGGCGTTCCTTCGGGTCAGCCCGTTCCAACGCCATATCGGCTACTTCAACCGCGGCACCGCCGAGGCGGCCGTCGGCGACTACGACGCTGCCCAGACCGATCTCGAAGCTGCTCTGGAGATCGCTCCGACCTCGGCCGAATGTGCTGTGCGGATCAACCTGTCCTTTGTCTATGAGAAGCAGGCAGATCAGATCGCCTCCCAAGACCCCGACCAGTCGCAGGAACTCTACGACCGTTCGCTGAAGACCCTCGAAGATGCGCCCGAGGAATGCCAGCCGAAGAAGAGCGAAGAGAAGCAGAGGAGCAGCCAGGCGAAAGAACGCGTCGAGGACAAGAAGCAGGGTGACAAAGCCAAGGACGAGGGAACCGACGACAGCGAGTCCGAGGACGAGGACTCGAAGGAAAAGGACTCCGGAGACGAGAAATCCTCCGGAGATGAGGGCCAGGCCCCCGGGGAAGAGGAGAAGCCGGACGATTCCTCAGGCAAGTCCGAACGTGAGAAGAAGCGTGACGAGCTGGAGAAGCGCCGTGAGGACTCCGAACGACAGCAGCAACAGCAGGGTCCCGGCGGCGACGGAGGGCGGTCGACCCCGGAGAAACCCTGGTGATCCTCGTCGGCGAGGCCTGACCCTTCCGGGGCCTGGTGGCAGCGCTGATCCGCTGTGACATCATGAGTCCATGAACGTCTCCGACCCCGCTGCTTCAGAATCTGCGTCCACCACCGCGCCCGGGGCTTCGTCCTCGAGTGCACCCGGCTCCACCGCCTCGGCGCCCGCACCCGCTGCACCGTCACCGCGCCTGCGGGCCGCTCTGGAGACCTTCCCGCCCTATGTTCCGGGCAAGCCTCCCCGCCAGGTCGAGGGTCTCGAGTCGTTCAAGCTCTCCTCGAACGAGAACTTCCTGCCTCCTCTGCCGGCAGTCCTCGAGACCATGGTCGCTCACGCGACGAACCCCGCGCTCTACCCCGACGACGCGGCACTGGCACTGCGTCAGGGACTGGCCGACCGCCTCGGTGTCGGACTGGATCAGCTTGTCGTCACCACCGGTGCCAGCGAACTGCTCGTCGCGCTGACCCAGATCACTTCGGACGCCACCACCGAGGCGATCTATCCGTGGCCGTCGTTCGAGATGTATCCGCAGACCACCGGGCTCGTCGGGTCCACCCGCCGCGAAGTGCCGCTGACGGCCGAGGGGCGACACGACCTCGACGCGATGGCTGCGGCGATCACCGAAGACACGCGTCTCATCATCCTGTGCTCACCGAACAACCCGACCGGCCCGGTGCTGCGCGACGACGAGGTCCGCACCTTCCTCGATAAGGTGCCTGACCACGTCCTCGTCGCCCTCGACGAAGCGTACTGGGAGTTCGCCACCGAACCCGGGCGAGCCGATGGACTCGGTCTTGTCCGCGACTATCCGAATTTCGTTCTGCTCCGCACCTTCTCCAAAGCACACGGACTCGCCGGGCTGCGTGTCGGCTACGCCGTCGCCCATCCGCCGGTCATCGAAGGGCTGCTCAAAGCCGTCATCCCCTTCGGCGTCACCGACCTCAGCCAGGCAGCCGCCCTCGAATCCCTCAACCATTGGGACGAAGTGCTCGAGCGGGCCGGCGAGATCGCACAGACCCGCGATGCCTTCGCAGCTGCACTGCGCGAACAGGGCTGGGATGTGCCCGAAGCACAGGCGAACTATGTCTGGCTGCCGCTGGGTGAGAAATCT from Brevibacterium sp. JSBI002 includes the following:
- the nrdE gene encoding class 1b ribonucleoside-diphosphate reductase subunit alpha; translation: MIREETDLDYHALNAMLNLYDEDGRIQFERDKQAARQYFLQHVNNNTVFFHNLKEKLDYLVEKDYYEPEVLEQYSFDFIEQLSTRAYDQKFRFQTFLGAFKFYTSYTLKTFDGKRYLERFEDRVVMVALFLARGDETLATQLVDEIIAGRFQPATPTFLNAGKKQRGELVSCFLLRIEDNMESIGRSINSALQLSKRGGGVAFALTNIRESGAPIKKIENQSSGVIPVMKLLEDSFSYANQLGARQGAGAVYLHAHHPDIYKFLDTKRENADEKIRIKTLSLGVVIPDITFELAKRNEDMYLFSPYDVERVYGVPFSDINVTEKYTELVDNAAIKKKKINAREFFQTLAEIQFESGYPYVMFEDTVNKANPIDGKIIMSNLCSEILQVSEPSKYDDDLGYDVVGKDISCNLGSLNIALTMDSSNFGQTIETAIRGLTAVAETSNIQSVPSIARGNDMSHAIGLGQMNLHGYLAREHIYYGSDEGLDFTNMYFYTVAYHCVRASMEIAKERGETFAGFERSKYATGEYFDKYTDEVWQPRTARVTELFSEAGVHLPTQDDWRELKAQVAEHGIYNQNLQAVPPTGSISYINNSTSSIHPVASKIEIRKEGKVGRVYYPAPFMDNDNLEYYQDAYEIGYEKIIDTYAEATKHVDQGLSLTLFFMDTATTRDINKAQIYAWRKGIKTIYYIRLRQLALQGTEVEGCVSCML
- the nrdI gene encoding class Ib ribonucleoside-diphosphate reductase assembly flavoprotein NrdI, with translation MLLVYFSANSEYTHRFVAKLRHPAVRLPTLTKEPTLRVDEPFVLVTPTYGAGRNRGAVPKQVIKFLNVEENRRHLVGVIGAGNTNFGMDYCRAAFKVAAKCQVPLMYRVELLGTQEDVDAVNLGLDKLCASSLKTAM
- the nrdH gene encoding glutaredoxin-like protein NrdH, which gives rise to MITVYTKPACVQCNATYRALDAKGLKYKSVDLSVDENALDVVKAMGYMQAPVVVTDNDHWSGFRPDKIATLTGEQSASVVA
- a CDS encoding AAA family ATPase, which gives rise to MTATAPANTQEIAHAQTILKALESYLDHFVVGQQRLRESLLIGLLSSGHLLLESVPGLAKTTAAAALANAVAGKFSRIQCTPDLLPADIIGSQIYNAHEGSFSTVLGPVHANIVLLDEINRSSAKTQSAMLEAMQEKQTTIGGKRFDLPRPFLVMATQNPIEQEGTYQLPEAQLDRFMIKDLLTHPNPGEEVEILSRLDSGVFDKDSVPDPACSLDDVVTMQSYARTVYIDPAITRYLVELVHATRNTTKYLGRFAPFIEYGASPRASIAFTNAGRALAMIRGRNYVIPEDIKDLAHRVLAHRIQLNFEAAAENITSAQIVDALLMAVPTP
- a CDS encoding DUF58 domain-containing protein, which gives rise to MTVLLNRIKARMTIHAHRRTRRLLDGDYSSVFHGHSLDFDDLRDYIPGDEIRDIDWKATARHTEPLVKRYVAHRRHILGLVVDTSRNFDAVTSAGADKRHLAILMAGMVGYLAVRHADDVMLIHGNAGHTTASPRKGSEAHLEHLLQQILAETGSDSPGSINTQLQWITSHINHRMLLVVISDQAPLGPEAEATIRRLRAQHEVLWITITDADLAGLPPASAPFDVARPDHGLPTSVMTKPEVRQEFALAEAARGQQRIDLLAKLGIAHIEIDHPKSALGRLHTLLLRHRRGPR
- a CDS encoding vWA domain-containing protein → MVLMFWWLALILLALAAAAVFWFRRPKTTESSLAVAHSGRMTSLPSFRRAMRRRLVTTVALLGVIVLTGLSALAGVARPAWVETVNPERKMRDVMLCLDVSGSMLGYDADLLESYQELVDRFDGERIGLTVFNATAVSAFPLTDDYDMVQNYLAEAEEGFRTWGAEGTDYSWSTSPPNIGGSSLIGDGLVSCVDNFDRQDEDRSRSIIFATDNMLAGEPLFELNEAADIAVDAKVRVYSLSPPSVLTTTQTKELRSVSDRTGGEQFDMGSASTIDRIVEEIQSQEAANTPGRSYTIVHDMPVVPLALAVFGLVGVFVLAWRTKS
- a CDS encoding vWA domain-containing protein, producing the protein MIFDPVFTWFGWGFIVLALLTVCIIPAIRGDGARWKWFARMGVVAVLAIALARPGIPIKSSTEEYEARADVYFVVDVTTSMAAEDFDGDDTRLAGVKKDMLELADAFPGTRLSIITFASTAATVMPLTTDHAAFASAVDVLAPESSMNSRGSSITEAGEELDKRMTSNDEDRPENKNVVFYFGDGEQTVSESPESWSPFASRIDSGAVFGYGTDQGGKMRDSQPFGYGSGVGDPGNAPGIGDPDDPDDDQAPPEYIQDRNGNPGISKIDEGNLRQIASDLGVDYHHRDGNGAISSVYTAPKYDQALVKKDGRVTVDEYYWVPLILVFAWIAVELVFGVREYLRLKAITPKRPRRGGPPGPGGPFGPGGPPGPSGSVPYQPVPHLGGPR
- a CDS encoding histidinol-phosphate transaminase, yielding MNVSDPAASESASTTAPGASSSSAPGSTASAPAPAAPSPRLRAALETFPPYVPGKPPRQVEGLESFKLSSNENFLPPLPAVLETMVAHATNPALYPDDAALALRQGLADRLGVGLDQLVVTTGASELLVALTQITSDATTEAIYPWPSFEMYPQTTGLVGSTRREVPLTAEGRHDLDAMAAAITEDTRLIILCSPNNPTGPVLRDDEVRTFLDKVPDHVLVALDEAYWEFATEPGRADGLGLVRDYPNFVLLRTFSKAHGLAGLRVGYAVAHPPVIEGLLKAVIPFGVTDLSQAAALESLNHWDEVLERAGEIAQTRDAFAAALREQGWDVPEAQANYVWLPLGEKSDAFEDACVEQAVAVRNLGAGVRISIGEDEALARVLEIAERFHIQHFED